One genomic segment of Capricornis sumatraensis isolate serow.1 chromosome X, serow.2, whole genome shotgun sequence includes these proteins:
- the LOC138071666 gene encoding LOW QUALITY PROTEIN: uncharacterized protein (The sequence of the model RefSeq protein was modified relative to this genomic sequence to represent the inferred CDS: inserted 1 base in 1 codon; deleted 2 bases in 1 codon) has product MGQTHSRQLFVHMLSVMLKHRGITISKPKLTNFLSFIEEVCPWFPREGTVSLETWKKVGEQIRAHYTLHGPEKVPVETLSFWTLIRDCLDFDNDELKRLGNLLKQEENPLHVPDSEPTYAVPKGIKGDPPFCNLSRPPENDDSLSSTDEAELDEEAAKCHQEDWGFLAQEKGASTSKDDLVECIKNLTVALQNLGIKFPSNSLKSPSAPLLPPAYAPSVVAGLDPPPGPPPPPPSEMVSPLQKALRQAQRLGEVVSDFSLAFPVFENNNQRFYEALPFKQLKELKVSCSQYGPTAPFTIAMIENLGTQNLPPNDWKQIARACLSGGDYLLWKSEYFEQCAHIADINRQQGIQTSYEMLIGEGAFQATNTQLNFLPGAYPQISNAARQAWKKLPSSSTKTEDLSKVRQGPDEPYQDFVARLLDTIGKIMSDEKAGIVLAKQLAFENANSACQAALRPYRKKADLSDFIRICADIGPSYMQGIAMAAALQGKNIKEVLFQQQANISFYGLTTQYPMCFSYQLQHPHCIQVSADISYPRVTISDINEKTGKRSHRDGAGPLDIPFCDKHLSIRMGIDIPWTLCRARVXINNANTTFLWDWAPGGKPNFPEYRGQHPPILSVNTAQIFQTELWKLLAAFGHGNSLYLQPNVSGSKYGNVGVTGFLYPRACVPYPFMLIQGLMEITLSSNIYHLNCSNCILTNCIRGVAKGEQVLIVKQPAFVMLPVKITEAWYDETALKLLQRINTALSRTKRSVSLIILGIVSLITLIATAVTASVSLAQSIQAAHAVDSLSYNVTKVMGTQKDIDKKIKDRLSALYDVVRVLGKQVQSISFRIKIQCHANYKWICVTKRAYNASDFPWDKVKKHLQGIWFNTNVSLDLLQLHNEILDIKNSPKATLNIADAVNNFVQNLFSNFPSLHSLWRSIIAVGAVLTVVLIVICLAPCLIRSIVKKVLHVKILIHKNMLQHRHLMELLKKNKERGDAGDDP; this is encoded by the exons atgggacagacgcatagtcgtcaactctttgtacatatgctatctgtaatgttaaaacaccggggaattactatttctaaacctaaattaaccaattttctttcatttattgaagaagtttgtccttggttccccagagaaggcacggtgagcttagagacgtggaaaaaggtaggggaacaaattcgggctcattatactttacatggccctgaaaaggttcctgtagaaactttatctttttggacactaattcgggattgcttggattttgataatgatgaattaaaacgtttaggaaatttattaaaacaggaagaaaatcctcttcatgttcctgattcgGAGCCCACGTATGCTGTTCCCAAGGGAATTAAAGGTGACCCTCCCTTTTGTAACTTATCGCGTCCGCCAGAAaatgatgattcactttcctccacagatgaggcagaattagatgaagaggctgctaaatgccatcaagaagattggggttttttggcacaagaaaagggggcgtcaacatctaaagatgatttagttgaatgtataaaaaatctcactgttgcctTGCAGAACTTAGGAATTAAGTTTCCTAGTAACAGTTTaaaatctccttctgctccccttctccctcctgcctatgctccttccgtagttgctggtctcgatccccctccggggcctcctcctcctcctccatctgagatggtgtctccgctacaaaaggcattgagacaagcacaacgacttggtgaggttgtctccgatttttcccttgcttttcctgtctttgaaaataataaccagcgtttctatgaagcactgcctttcaagcaattgaaagagttaaaggtctcttgttcacaatacggtcctaccgctccattcactattgctatgatagaaaatctgggtactcaaaatctacccccaaatgattggaaacaaatagctagagcttgtctttcggggggagattatttattatggaaatctgaatattttgaacagtGTGCCCACATAGCTGATAttaatcggcagcaaggtatacaaacctcctatgaaatgttaattggtgaaggcgctttccaggctactaatactcaacttaattttttgCCTGGTGCATATCCACAAATATCAAACGCAGCCAgacaggcatggaaaaaacttcctagctccagtactaagacagaagatctttcaaaagtccgacagggacctgatgagccttatcaggacttcgtggcacgactcttagatactataggtaagataatgtcagatgaaaaggctgggatagtattagcaaaacaattggcttttgaaaacgctaactctgcctgtcaagctgctttaagaccttatagaaagaaggcagatctgtctgattttattcgtatttgtgctgacattggaccctcctatatgcaaggcattgcTATGGCAGcggcattacaaggaaaaaacattaaagaggtactttttcagcaacaagccaatatctccttttatggtcttactacgcaatatcctatgtgcttttcttatcaattacagcatcctcactgtatacaggtgtcagctgatatatcctatcctcgagtgactatttctgaCATCAATGAAAAAACCGGAaaaagatcgcaccgtgacggggcgggacctctcgacattccgttttgtgacaaacatctaagcatccgcatGGGAATAGACAttccttggactttatgtcgagcccggg gcataaacaatgccaataccacctttttatgggattgggcacctgggggaaagcctaattttcctgaatatcgaggacagcatccacccattctctctgtaaacactgctcagatatttcaaacagaactgtggaaacttttggctgcttttggtcatggtAATAGTCTATATTTGCAACCCAATgtcagtgggagtaaatatggtaatgtaggagttacggggtttctatatccccgagcttgtgtcccttacccattcatGCTGATACAAGGCCTtatggaaataacattgtcatcaaatatttatcatttaaattgttctaattgcatacttaccaattgcataagaggtgttgcaaaaggagaacaagttttaatagtaaaacaacctgcttttgtaatgcTACCTGTTaaaataactgaagcttggtatgacgagactgctttaaaattgctacaacgcattaacacggctcttagccgcactaaaagaagtgtgagcctgattattctgggtatagtatccttaatcacccttatagcaactgctgttactgcttctgtatctctagcacaatccattcaagctgctcatgctgtagattccttgtcatataatgttactaaagtaatgggaacacaaaaagatatagataaaaaaataaaagatagattatcagctttatatgatgtggttagagttctaggaaaacaagttcagagcattagctttcgcataaaaattcaatgtcatgctaattataaatggatttgtgttacaaaaagggcttataatgcatctgactttccttgggataaggtgaaaaaacatctacaaggaatttggtttaatactaatgtctctctagatttattgcaattacataatgaaattcttgatattaaaaattctcctaaagctactttaaatattgctgatgctgttaacaattttgtgcaaaatttattttctaacttccctagcttgcattcactgtggcgaagcataattgctgtgggcgcggttttgactgttgtgcttatcgtgatttgtctggctccttgtcttattcgtagtattgttaaaaaagttttacatgtcaaaattctgatacataaaaacatgttgcaacatcgacaccttatggagcttttaaaa aaaaataaagagaggggagatgcgggggacgacccgtga